One window from the genome of Kryptolebias marmoratus isolate JLee-2015 linkage group LG1, ASM164957v2, whole genome shotgun sequence encodes:
- the asb13a.1 gene encoding ankyrin repeat and SOCS box protein 13a.1, with translation MLALAVAGLYIMEVTAARRSFLCDIGFWADRTTLHEAASHGRALQLKQLIESGVSVNMVTVDNITPLHEACIQAHPNCTRLLLEAGAQVDVRTIHGSTPLCNACASGSLECAKLLLAHGAQVNPSLTALTASPLHEACIQGNVDVVRLMIDSGAKLEAFDVHFGPPLHIACVKGHLDCVKELLRAGANVNSITFHETPLHHAARAHMVDLIELLLEFGANVFSSDNLGKKPVDYTTPGSPSCSCLQFYECNPLSLQQLCRIALRKILGTQASEIITQLNVSHRIRSYLQYSDHTTLPSRDS, from the exons ATGTTAGCATTAGCCGTAGCAGGGTTGTATATTATGGAGGTGACGGCAGCTCGTCGCTCATTTCTTTGTGATATCG GTTTCTGGGCAGACCGGACCACTCTGCATGAGGCAGCGTCCCATGGCAGGgctctgcagctgaagcagctcatAGAGAGCGGAGTGTCTGTTAACATGGTGACTGTGGATAACATCACCCCCCTGCATGAAGCCTGCATACAGGCCCATCCAAACTGCAccaggctgctgctggaggctgGAGCCCAG GTGGATGTACGGACTATCCATGGCAGCACTCCTCTCTGTAATGCTTGTGCTTCAGGTAGCTTAGAGTGTGCTAAGCTGCTGTTAGCTCATGGAGCACAGGTGAACCCGTCTCTCACAGCCCTCACTGCATCCCCTCTCCACGAGGCCTGCATCCAAG GTAACGTTGACGTGGTGAGGCTGATGATAGACAGTGGTGCCAAGCTGGAGGCCTTCGATGTCCACTTTGGTCCACCCCTTCACATAGCTTGTGTTAAGGGACATTTGGATTGTGTCAAGGAACTGCTCAGGGCTG GTGCCAATGTGAACTCGATTACGTTCCACGAGACGCCTTTGCACCACGCAGCTCGAGCCCACATGGTTGACCTGATCGAGCTGTTGTTGGAATTTGGAGCCAACGTGTTTTCCAGCGACAACCTTGGAAAAAAGCCTGTAGACTACACAACACCTGGGTCTCCATCTTGCTCCTGCCTCCAGTTTTATGAAT gcAATCCTCTCAGtcttcagcagctctgcagaATTGCTCTGAGGAAAATACTGGGTACCCAAGCATCGGAGATTATAACTCAACTAAATGTATCCCACCGCATCCGCAGCTACCTGCAGTACAGTGATCACACCACCTTACCATCCAGGGACTCCTAA